One genomic segment of Arachis duranensis cultivar V14167 chromosome 4, aradu.V14167.gnm2.J7QH, whole genome shotgun sequence includes these proteins:
- the LOC107486238 gene encoding isoflavone 7-O-methyltransferase-like, whose amino-acid sequence MDLLSGRKANEIFEGQVHVYKHMYVYLNSMCLKWCIELEIPTIIYNHEKPITLHELISILQVPPSKISGVERLMRHLSHNGFFDIVTIHDDDDENKEEKEAYALTIASELLVKGTEYCLTPMAKCSLDPSVSSSYNLLGKWTLEENLTLSEISLGTNLWNFLSKNPSILTSFNESMASDSQMVKLALKDHNAVFEGLESIVDVGSGNGTVSKIISDMFPKLKCIVFDLPHVVENFSGTNSNNLSFIGGDMFNFIPEADAVLLKWILHDWDDEHCVKILKKCKDAISKNTKGGKAIIIDFVINEKQDEFGLTQMKLRMDIAMTTLNGKERSEEEFKKLFLEAGFEDYKIFPLTGMYSLIVVFS is encoded by the exons ATGGATTTATTAAGTGGTCGCAAAGCAAATGAGATTTTTGAAGGGCAAGTTCATGTGTACAAACACATGTATGTTTACTTAAATTCTATGTGCCTTAAATGGTGCATTGAGTTAGAAATACCAACCATAATTTACAACCATGAAAAACCCATCACCCTTCATGAATTGATCTCAATTTTACAAGTTCCTCCATCCAAAATTAGTGGTGTGGAGCGTCTTATGCGCCACCTAAGTCACAATGGATTCTTTGATATTGTAACAatccatgatgatgatgatgaaaacaaagaagaaaaggaagcatATGCTCTCACTATTGCTTCTGAGCTTCTTGTTAAAGGCACTGAATATTGTTTAACTCCAATGGCTAAGTGTTCTCTTGATCCATCTGTGTCAAGTTCTTATAACTTACTAGGAAAATGGACTTTAGAAGAAAATCTTACTTTATCTGAAATTTCCCTTGGAACAAATCTTTGGAACTTTCTTAGCAAAAACCCTTCAATTTTGACTTCCTTTAATGAGTCAATGGCTAGTGACTCTCAAATGGTGAAGTTGGCATTGAAAGATCATAATGCTGTTTTTGAAGGATTGGAATCCATTGTAGATGTTGGTAGTGGAAATGGAACCGTATCTAAGATTATTAGTGACATGTTTCCCAAATTGAAGTGCATAGTGTTTGACCTTCCACATGTTGTGGAGAATTTTTCAGGAACCAACAGCAACAATTTGAGCTTTATTGGTGGAGACATGTTCAATTTTATACCTGAGGCTGATGCTGTTCTACTTAAG tgGATTCTACATGATTGGGATGATGAACATTGTGTAAAGATATTGAAGAAATGCAAAGATGCAATTTCAAAGAACACTAAAGGAGGAAAAGCAATTATCATAGATTTTGTGATAAATGAAAAACAAGATGAATTTGGACTTACTCAAATGAAGCTCAGAATGGATATTGCCATGACAACTTTGAATGGAAAGGAGAGAAGTGAAGAGGAATTCAAGAAGCTTTTTTTGGAAGCAGGCTTTGAAGATTATAAAATATTTCCTTTAACCGGAATGTATTCTCTTATTGTGGTTTTTTCTTAG
- the LOC107486360 gene encoding isoflavone 7-O-methyltransferase-like codes for MDLLSGRKANEIFEGQVHVYKHMYAYLDSMCLKWCIELEIPTIIYNHEKPITLHELISILQVPPSKISGVERLMRHLSHNGFFDIVTIHDDDGGDENKEKKEAYALTIASELLVKGTEYCLTPMAKCGLNPLMSSSFNLLGKWTLEKNLTLSEISLGTNLWDFLSKNPSILTSFNESMASDSQMVKLALKDHSAVFEGLESIVDVGGGNGTISKIISDMFPKLKCIVFDLPHVVENFSGTTSNNLSFVGGDMFNYIPEADVVLLKWILHDWDDEHCVKILKKCKDAISKNTKEGKAIIIDFVINEKQDEFGLTQMKLRMDIAMTSMNGKERSEEEFNKLFLEAGFQDYKIFPLTGMYSLIVVYP; via the exons ATGGATTTACTAAGTGGTCGCAAAGCAAATGAGATTTTTGAAGGGCAAGTTCATGTGTACAAACACATGTATGCTTACTTAGATTCTATGTGCCTTAAATGGTGCATTGAGTTAGAAATACCAACCATAATCTACAACCATGAAAAACCCATCACCCTTCATGAATTGATCTCAATTTTACAAGTTCCACCATCCAAAATTAGTGGTGTGGAGCGTCTTATGCGCCACCTAAGTCACAATGGATTCTTTGATATTGTAACAatccatgatgatgatggtggtgatgaaaacaaagaaaaaaaagaagcataTGCTCTCACTATTGCTTCTGAGCTTCTTGTTAAAGGCACTGAATATTGTTTAACTCCAATGGCTAAGTGTGGTCTTAATCCCCTTATGTCAAGTTCTTTTAACTTATTAGGAAAATGGACTTTAGAAAAAAATCTTACTTTATCTGAAATTTCCCTTGGAACAAATCTTTGGGACTTTCTTAGCAAAAACCCTTCAATTTTGACTTCCTTTAATGAGTCAATGGCTAGTGACTCTCAAATGGTGAAGTTGGCATTGAAAGATCATAGTGCTGTTTTTGAAGGGTTGGAATCCATTGTAGATGTTGGTGGTGGAAATGGAACCATATCTAAGATTATTAGTGACATGTTTCCCAAATTGAAGTGCATAGTGTTTGACCTTCCACATGTTGTGGAGAATTTTTCAGGAACCACCAGCAACAATTTGAGCTTTGTTGGTGGAGATATGTTCAATTATATACCTGAGGCTGATGTTGTTCTACTTAAG TGGATTCTACATGATTGGGATGATGAACATTGTGTAAAGATATTGAAGAAATGCAAAGATGCAATTTCAAAGAACACTAAAGAAGGAAAAGCAATTATCATAGATTTTGTGATAAATGAAAAACAAGATGAATTTGGACTAACTCAAATGAAGCTTAGAATGGATATTGCCATGACAAGTATGAATGGAAAGGAGAGAAGTGAAGAGGAATTCAATAAGCTTTTTTTGGAAGCAGGCTTTCAAGATTATAAAATATTTCCTTTAACCGGAATGTATTCTCTTATTGTGGTTTATCCTTAA